From the Methanobrevibacter sp. genome, one window contains:
- a CDS encoding thermonuclease family protein: protein MTINRKHLFSLLIILVIALGTVSIASAYVGTGFSHDIPASKYQDLSASDILGKYNKTDCHVEEVGVCTKVVDGDTIYLDNGKKIRFVGVNTPERGVEGYITSKNFVQKLCLNKKVGIDIDDSKGFDRYGRTLAVVIVDGKNVNEMLLKEGLAEIMYMPPSEFNPFEWGTNGTHVDTTHSSSSSSPTSTKSTSSSGSAKYIGNANSGKFHTPNCRGVSRMAEYNKVFFSNRNDAINQGYTSCRMCNP from the coding sequence ATGACAATTAATAGAAAACATCTTTTTTCTTTACTAATCATTCTTGTTATTGCACTTGGAACAGTTTCGATAGCTAGTGCCTATGTGGGAACCGGTTTTTCACATGACATTCCCGCTTCAAAATACCAGGACCTTTCGGCTTCAGATATTTTAGGAAAATACAATAAAACGGACTGCCATGTTGAAGAAGTTGGAGTTTGTACAAAAGTGGTTGATGGAGATACCATTTATCTGGACAATGGTAAAAAAATACGTTTCGTTGGAGTAAACACTCCTGAACGTGGTGTTGAAGGTTACATCACCTCTAAAAACTTTGTTCAAAAATTATGTTTAAATAAAAAAGTAGGTATCGATATTGATGATTCAAAAGGCTTTGACCGTTATGGACGAACATTAGCAGTAGTGATTGTTGACGGAAAAAATGTAAATGAAATGCTTTTAAAAGAAGGTCTTGCCGAAATCATGTACATGCCTCCAAGTGAATTCAATCCATTTGAATGGGGAACTAATGGCACTCATGTAGATACAACCCACAGCTCATCATCAAGTAGCCCTACAAGCACAAAATCTACAAGCTCATCAGGTTCTGCCAAATACATCGGAAATGCAAATTCTGGAAAATTCCACACTCCTAACTGCAGAGGAGTTAGCCGCATGGCCGAGTACAATAAAGTATTTTTCTCAAACAGAAACGATGCAATTAATCAGGGATACACTTCTTGCAGAATGTGCAATCCTTAA
- the mtnA gene encoding S-methyl-5-thioribose-1-phosphate isomerase yields MKTLEWEDNKLKLIDQTKLPDELNYVYCENYRDVIVAIKDMIVRGAPAIGVSAAFGMALADIEGVSLDKAASEIKATRPTAVNLFWAVDRVLNSDNALAEALKMYEEDMATNRAIGKFGCEVIDDGDTILTHCNAGALACVDYGTALGVIRAAHEQGKNINVICDETRPRGQGASLSVWEMQQENIPVKLIPDVASGFLMSQGKIDKVVIGADRIARGGVVNKVGSLMVALAAKHHNIPFYVAAPYSTFDQEISIFDTVIEERDGDEVRYYGGARICPEGTDVINPAFDITPKELITGIITEKGIIDPI; encoded by the coding sequence ATGAAAACACTTGAATGGGAAGATAATAAATTAAAGTTAATAGATCAAACAAAACTTCCTGATGAGTTAAATTATGTTTATTGTGAAAATTATCGGGATGTTATTGTAGCAATTAAAGATATGATTGTTCGCGGCGCTCCAGCTATTGGTGTTTCAGCCGCTTTTGGAATGGCCTTGGCAGACATTGAAGGTGTTTCTTTAGATAAAGCGGCTTCGGAAATTAAAGCTACAAGACCAACAGCGGTAAATCTTTTTTGGGCAGTTGATAGGGTTTTAAACAGTGACAATGCCTTAGCCGAAGCATTAAAAATGTATGAAGAGGACATGGCAACAAACAGGGCTATTGGAAAATTCGGCTGTGAAGTTATCGATGATGGAGACACTATTTTAACTCACTGTAATGCGGGGGCTCTTGCATGTGTTGATTATGGGACAGCACTTGGAGTAATCAGGGCCGCTCATGAACAGGGAAAAAATATTAATGTGATATGTGATGAGACTCGTCCTCGCGGGCAAGGAGCAAGTTTAAGTGTTTGGGAAATGCAGCAAGAAAACATTCCGGTTAAACTAATTCCCGATGTCGCTTCAGGATTTTTAATGTCTCAGGGAAAAATTGATAAGGTTGTAATCGGCGCAGATAGGATTGCACGCGGAGGTGTTGTAAATAAAGTTGGATCATTAATGGTTGCACTTGCCGCCAAACATCATAATATTCCGTTTTACGTTGCAGCTCCTTATTCTACCTTTGATCAGGAAATCTCAATATTTGACACAGTCATTGAAGAGAGGGATGGTGATGAGGTCAGATATTATGGCGGAGCAAGAATTTGTCCTGAAGGCACTGATGTGATTAATCCTGCTTTTGACATAACTCCAAAAGAATTGATAACCGGAATCATCACCGAAAAAGGAATTATTGACCCGATTTAA
- a CDS encoding methanogenesis marker 3 protein: MLIKINGEEIDVAESSTIHDVIDKTNAPYAPGSIVCLIKGKQELEKNVSKYKIKTNKGSIIIQLDESDEAKPLVDVWKNQYGEFNDLNIRWSTSIEVAVGPIVTDLEPTSEEYKYYEGDVVLSLSSFSNESTHLIMLKENTTNVYSVPQYNKGIFAHIIGGKKTLENLTDDDKVIGIEPIIERSISTDRVSISDLSTVLQEGNELYTYISFEIDEDSPICVEHLFSYIKDDKLKVSYDCESFLGFYDLEGIDKPKEHNTQRTRGTITVRNEGVGVGKLFIYRENRVLYPNHTTVGRVLNGMELIDIAKENDFITVKSQQKQLMLLNKTQSEATDILSAACVEHVMEGLVDDDAIIVEQSPQYTVDILKEGKVITKSIKKDDLCTIKFVDNAPRSVRYFKLLSGLLENPVGQIKIHFSVPGMHIVIFEGDKKAAKGLIPENNPVDKVIRGQIGITNMASKSAGLIGIRFEDNSEFGPTAENFEATNIIGDITSDYDYLEKLKEGVVVYVTESNNES; the protein is encoded by the coding sequence ATGTTAATAAAAATTAATGGAGAAGAAATTGATGTTGCCGAGTCTTCAACAATTCATGATGTAATTGACAAGACCAATGCACCATATGCTCCTGGCAGTATTGTTTGTTTAATTAAAGGTAAACAAGAACTGGAAAAAAATGTTAGTAAATATAAAATTAAAACTAATAAAGGTTCTATTATTATCCAATTAGATGAATCTGATGAAGCCAAACCTCTTGTTGACGTTTGGAAAAATCAATATGGTGAATTCAATGATTTAAACATTAGATGGTCTACTTCTATTGAAGTTGCTGTCGGTCCTATTGTAACTGATTTAGAACCTACTTCTGAGGAATACAAATATTATGAAGGAGATGTGGTTTTAAGTTTATCTAGTTTTAGTAACGAGTCTACTCATTTGATAATGCTTAAAGAGAACACCACTAATGTTTATAGTGTACCGCAATATAATAAAGGTATTTTTGCACATATTATAGGCGGTAAAAAAACTTTAGAAAACTTAACAGATGATGATAAGGTAATAGGCATCGAACCGATTATTGAAAGAAGCATATCAACAGACAGAGTTTCAATTTCTGATTTAAGCACCGTATTGCAAGAAGGCAATGAGTTATACACATATATCTCATTTGAAATTGATGAGGATTCTCCAATCTGTGTTGAACACTTGTTTTCTTATATTAAAGATGACAAACTTAAAGTTTCATATGATTGTGAATCGTTTTTAGGTTTTTATGACTTGGAGGGTATTGATAAGCCAAAAGAACATAATACTCAAAGAACTAGAGGAACAATCACTGTAAGAAATGAAGGTGTTGGTGTTGGTAAGTTATTCATTTATCGTGAAAACAGAGTTTTATATCCGAACCACACTACTGTTGGAAGAGTTTTAAACGGTATGGAACTGATTGACATTGCAAAAGAAAATGATTTTATCACTGTTAAATCACAGCAAAAGCAGTTAATGCTATTGAATAAAACTCAAAGTGAAGCTACCGATATCTTGTCTGCAGCATGTGTTGAGCATGTAATGGAGGGACTTGTTGATGATGATGCAATTATTGTTGAACAAAGCCCCCAATACACTGTTGATATCCTAAAGGAAGGTAAAGTCATAACCAAATCAATTAAAAAAGATGACTTGTGCACAATTAAGTTTGTAGATAATGCACCAAGGTCTGTAAGATACTTTAAATTGCTGTCAGGACTTTTAGAAAATCCTGTAGGGCAAATTAAAATCCACTTTTCAGTTCCGGGGATGCATATTGTTATTTTTGAAGGGGACAAAAAGGCAGCTAAAGGTTTAATACCTGAAAATAATCCTGTTGATAAGGTAATAAGGGGTCAAATAGGAATTACTAATATGGCTTCAAAAAGTGCCGGTTTAATCGGTATCCGATTTGAGGACAATTCAGAATTCGGTCCAACAGCGGAAAACTTTGAAGCGACTAATATAATTGGGGATATCACTTCTGATTATGATTATCTTGAAAAATTAAAAGAGGGAGTTGTAGTGTATGTTACAGAATCTAACAATGAGTCCTGA
- a CDS encoding methanogenesis marker 6 protein — translation MLQNLTMSPDLGTEDWDPDVITRMIFIGPGAHVSEQQIVNEFHMLDLPLTIKNTCYGSMISGKSKDVYKAIEEIRKLDPNHIFTKERGFAPGDPRRCRGHRFGPREGFHQMEKEYRILGFVSEALENPKEVEVEDKKPIKVDEFKKIMNKCLENKE, via the coding sequence ATGTTACAGAATCTAACAATGAGTCCTGATTTAGGTACTGAAGATTGGGATCCTGATGTAATTACTCGTATGATTTTTATTGGGCCGGGAGCTCATGTAAGTGAACAGCAGATTGTCAATGAGTTTCACATGCTTGACTTGCCACTTACTATTAAAAATACTTGTTATGGGTCCATGATTAGTGGAAAAAGTAAGGATGTTTATAAGGCTATCGAAGAAATTAGAAAACTGGATCCAAATCACATTTTTACAAAAGAAAGAGGTTTTGCTCCAGGTGACCCTAGAAGATGCAGAGGGCACAGGTTTGGTCCAAGAGAAGGTTTCCACCAAATGGAAAAAGAATACCGGATACTCGGTTTTGTTTCTGAAGCTTTAGAAAACCCTAAAGAAGTCGAAGTTGAAGATAAAAAACCAATTAAAGTTGACGAATTTAAAAAAATCATGAATAAATGTTTAGAAAATAAAGAATAG
- a CDS encoding methanogenesis marker 15 protein, which yields MVKIALVSCGTEYSGVQKEIEKAANKFGAEIILPEIDLDYIDESYEKFGFSAQSSSLKLMIARAMAIVEGRSKPDAVFIATCFRCAEAALVRNEVRRFIQNNTRIPVVTYSFTERTKADELFIRMEALATTVTRRNILAREKQEGLTLGLDSGSTTTKAVLMENNKVIGTGWTSTKDIVESAKIAAAEAFGETDYKWDDVDGIGTTGYGRFTMGKEFGAELIQEELSVNAKGAVYLADCQKGEATVLDIGGMDNKVITVNNGIPDNFTMGGICAGASGRFLDMTSRRLDVDITQLGPLAVQGDWRNAMLNSYCIVFGIQDLVTTLAAGGSKADVAAAACHSVSEQVYEQQLQEIDIREPLIQVGGTSLISGLVEAVSDTLGGIDVIVPEYSQHIGAVGAALLVSGMGRRQDDK from the coding sequence ATGGTAAAGATTGCTTTGGTTTCATGCGGAACCGAATATAGTGGAGTTCAAAAGGAAATTGAAAAAGCAGCAAATAAGTTTGGTGCTGAGATTATTCTTCCTGAAATTGATTTGGATTATATTGATGAATCTTATGAGAAATTTGGATTTTCAGCTCAAAGTTCAAGTTTAAAGCTAATGATTGCAAGGGCTATGGCTATTGTTGAAGGCAGGTCTAAACCTGATGCAGTATTTATTGCAACCTGTTTTAGATGTGCAGAAGCAGCACTGGTTAGAAATGAAGTAAGAAGATTCATACAAAACAATACTCGTATTCCTGTAGTTACCTATTCATTTACTGAGAGAACAAAAGCAGATGAGTTATTCATCCGTATGGAAGCACTGGCTACTACTGTAACTCGTAGAAACATTTTGGCCCGTGAAAAACAAGAAGGCCTCACTCTCGGTTTGGATTCCGGTTCAACTACTACAAAGGCAGTGCTTATGGAAAACAATAAGGTTATTGGAACTGGTTGGACATCCACAAAAGATATTGTTGAGTCTGCAAAAATAGCTGCTGCTGAAGCATTTGGCGAAACTGACTATAAATGGGATGATGTTGATGGTATTGGAACTACAGGTTATGGCAGATTCACTATGGGTAAGGAATTTGGTGCTGAACTTATTCAGGAAGAATTATCAGTTAATGCAAAAGGTGCAGTATACCTTGCTGATTGTCAAAAGGGTGAAGCTACTGTTTTAGATATTGGTGGTATGGACAATAAGGTAATTACTGTAAATAATGGTATTCCTGATAATTTTACTATGGGAGGTATTTGTGCAGGAGCATCCGGAAGATTTTTAGACATGACCTCACGCAGACTTGATGTTGATATTACTCAGTTAGGTCCTCTTGCTGTTCAGGGGGATTGGAGAAATGCCATGTTGAACTCTTACTGTATTGTATTTGGTATTCAGGACCTTGTTACTACATTGGCGGCAGGAGGTTCCAAAGCGGACGTGGCTGCAGCGGCATGTCACTCCGTATCTGAACAGGTTTATGAACAGCAACTTCAGGAAATTGATATTCGTGAACCTTTAATTCAGGTAGGTGGAACAAGTTTAATTTCAGGTCTTGTTGAAGCAGTAAGTGATACTTTAGGAGGAATTGATGTTATTGTGCCGGAATATTCCCAGCATATCGGTGCTGTAGGTGCTGCTCTTTTAGTATCCGGTATGGGACGCAGACAAGATGACAAATAA
- a CDS encoding methanogenesis marker 5 protein produces the protein MVKIAIYPPNSLILADLLERKGHTPLVLQKQIRQKIKDPEIDSPPMNLTSDDPIKGLKYAAIEVPSGVRGRMSIIGPLIDEAEAAILVDGAPYGFGCVGCERTNELSIFLLRNKGIPVLELDYPTNQDETYVMVNKINEFADSLQENSGEE, from the coding sequence ATGGTTAAAATAGCTATTTATCCTCCAAATTCATTAATCTTAGCAGATTTACTTGAAAGAAAAGGACATACTCCTTTAGTTCTTCAAAAACAAATCAGGCAAAAAATTAAAGACCCGGAGATTGATTCTCCTCCAATGAATCTTACAAGTGATGATCCGATTAAAGGGCTTAAATACGCGGCAATTGAGGTTCCTTCAGGTGTTCGCGGAAGGATGTCAATTATTGGCCCTCTTATTGATGAGGCTGAAGCAGCCATTCTTGTCGACGGAGCTCCATACGGCTTTGGCTGTGTTGGATGTGAAAGAACTAATGAATTGTCAATTTTTCTACTTAGGAATAAAGGCATTCCTGTATTGGAACTTGATTATCCTACTAATCAGGATGAAACATATGTGATGGTAAATAAAATTAATGAATTTGCAGATTCTTTACAAGAAAACAGTGGGGAGGAATAA
- a CDS encoding methanogenesis marker 17 protein yields the protein MLVECYDERGAEVYEIIIKQIFQDLVLSSSVDDLKAYVNPDDPVFVLAIKMRKTSNAIKFEDVANLIYDKQNDVTRILIDNENYLPHILKELWKQFSREEIYQPNRYQLEIGGDHTDLKTIIVDDPHSNLQRRIYDAIFRILPEGFKIIKDLSTENIVTVVATDELIKDAWIEKANEFIDELNKGM from the coding sequence ATGTTAGTTGAATGTTATGATGAGAGAGGCGCAGAAGTTTATGAAATCATCATTAAACAGATTTTTCAAGATTTAGTTTTAAGTTCATCTGTTGATGATTTAAAGGCGTATGTAAATCCTGATGACCCCGTATTTGTTTTAGCTATTAAGATGAGGAAAACTTCCAATGCTATTAAATTTGAGGATGTGGCTAATCTAATCTATGATAAGCAAAATGATGTCACAAGAATTTTAATTGATAATGAGAATTATCTTCCCCATATCCTAAAAGAACTGTGGAAACAATTTTCAAGAGAGGAAATATATCAGCCAAATAGATATCAACTTGAAATAGGTGGGGATCACACAGATTTAAAAACAATCATTGTTGATGACCCTCATTCTAACTTACAAAGGCGCATTTACGATGCAATCTTTAGAATATTGCCTGAAGGATTTAAAATTATTAAGGATTTATCTACTGAGAATATTGTGACTGTTGTAGCTACTGATGAACTAATTAAAGATGCATGGATTGAAAAAGCCAATGAGTTTATTGATGAGTTGAATAAAGGAATGTAG
- a CDS encoding methanogenesis marker 2 protein yields the protein MDFKNLVSEIQEFKGVSRKSSINNVISTLKEAYSVSGDVVIDIGDDASAIDIGNNQVILMAADGIWGDIMNVNPYWAGYCSVLVNVNDIAAMGGKPLAMVNIMSVCEEGIYEDLLKGLKDGCLKFGVPMVGGHLHPDAEVDSIGVAIVGIAQKNKLITSFGAEVGDKIIVAIDLDGKPHEMFNLNWDTTYDKDAQLVRDQITAVQYLAENDCIKSGKDISNPGILGTLEMLLETSKKGAVVNLEDIPKNENIEWADWLKSYPGSGFVFTANEDKCEFIKEYLKKYSIEAAVVGEITDSSSLYLNYGDEQAEVFNQEKNPVFLFR from the coding sequence TTGGATTTTAAAAATCTTGTTAGTGAAATTCAAGAATTTAAAGGAGTGTCCCGTAAAAGTTCAATAAATAATGTGATTTCTACTCTAAAGGAGGCATATAGTGTTTCCGGAGATGTTGTTATTGATATTGGAGATGATGCCTCAGCTATAGATATAGGAAACAATCAGGTAATACTCATGGCTGCCGATGGTATTTGGGGAGATATTATGAATGTAAATCCCTACTGGGCAGGATATTGTTCTGTTTTAGTAAATGTAAACGATATTGCTGCAATGGGGGGGAAACCTTTAGCCATGGTTAATATAATGTCAGTTTGTGAAGAGGGCATTTATGAAGATTTGCTTAAAGGCCTTAAAGACGGATGCTTGAAATTTGGCGTCCCTATGGTTGGCGGGCATTTACATCCCGATGCAGAAGTCGATTCAATCGGAGTGGCTATTGTAGGTATTGCCCAAAAAAATAAACTTATAACCAGTTTTGGAGCCGAAGTTGGAGATAAAATAATTGTAGCTATTGACCTTGATGGAAAACCTCATGAAATGTTTAACTTGAATTGGGATACAACTTATGATAAAGATGCACAGCTTGTCAGGGATCAGATTACAGCAGTTCAGTACCTGGCAGAAAATGATTGTATAAAATCCGGAAAGGATATTTCAAATCCTGGAATTTTGGGAACTTTGGAAATGCTTTTGGAGACTTCTAAAAAAGGAGCTGTTGTCAATTTGGAAGATATTCCTAAAAATGAAAATATCGAATGGGCGGATTGGCTCAAATCATATCCAGGTTCAGGATTTGTTTTTACGGCAAATGAAGACAAATGTGAATTTATTAAGGAATATCTGAAAAAATATTCTATTGAAGCAGCAGTTGTTGGTGAGATAACTGATTCAAGCAGCCTTTATTTAAATTATGGTGATGAACAGGCTGAAGTTTTCAATCAGGAGAAAAACCCTGTCTTTCTTTTTAGATAA
- the dph5 gene encoding diphthine synthase, with product MFYLVGLGLFDEKDISLKGLECLRNVDKIYAEFFTSRLFGSSFDAIEELIGQKIEVLVRGEVEEESKFINEAKTRDVALITGGDPLIATTHSDFLVQCSKKGIEYEVIHGSSILSSAPAISGLQGYKFGKVTTIPFPDYNFYPKSPYEAIEENLKMDLHTLVLLDIQAHKDRYMTVNQGLEYLMNIHDTLDREGLVCENTLAMGIARVGSKDVCVKAGAISELIDFDFGGPLHCIVIPSKLHIVEAEYLVEVAGADSSILDDV from the coding sequence ATGTTTTATTTAGTGGGTTTAGGACTATTTGATGAAAAGGACATATCCTTAAAAGGATTGGAATGTTTGAGAAATGTTGATAAAATTTATGCCGAGTTTTTCACCTCAAGATTATTCGGCTCAAGCTTTGATGCTATTGAAGAACTAATCGGTCAAAAGATTGAAGTTTTAGTAAGGGGCGAAGTTGAAGAGGAAAGTAAATTTATAAACGAAGCTAAAACACGGGATGTTGCTTTAATTACTGGTGGCGATCCCCTAATTGCAACAACCCACAGTGATTTTTTAGTTCAATGTTCTAAAAAAGGAATTGAGTATGAAGTTATTCATGGTTCATCAATTTTATCTTCAGCTCCTGCAATTTCCGGTCTTCAGGGTTATAAATTCGGTAAAGTAACAACCATTCCGTTTCCTGATTATAATTTTTATCCGAAATCTCCTTATGAAGCTATTGAAGAAAATTTAAAAATGGATCTTCACACTCTTGTTTTACTTGACATTCAGGCTCACAAGGACCGTTATATGACTGTTAACCAAGGTTTGGAATATTTGATGAATATCCATGATACTCTTGACAGGGAAGGTTTGGTTTGTGAAAACACTTTGGCAATGGGTATTGCCCGTGTAGGTTCAAAAGATGTTTGTGTTAAAGCAGGTGCAATCAGTGAATTGATTGATTTTGATTTTGGAGGTCCGCTTCACTGTATTGTAATTCCATCAAAACTTCACATTGTTGAGGCGGAATATCTGGTGGAAGTTGCTGGAGCAGATTCAAGTATTCTTGATGATGTTTGA
- a CDS encoding radical SAM protein: MNGHNGSRFAHITRAHPCFNEKMHDKVGRAHVPVAPKCNIFCNFCTRDINNEEDRPGVTSCIMKPDDAITHINDVTADGPIAVVGVAGPGDSLANDETFEFFEKLAAEQPDLIKCMSTNGLLLPKYADKLAEIGVNSVTVTINAIDPEIAEKIYSFIKYGGKVYKGREAVEILIKNQLEGIERAAANGLVVKVNSVLIPGVNDEHIVEIAREVEKRGAALMNVLPLIPLGKMKDLQRPDCSMMEKVREEVEEIIPVFRACTQCRADAYGIPGKKSEDHHLGMTPQSHY, encoded by the coding sequence ATGAATGGACATAACGGTTCAAGATTTGCACATATTACAAGAGCACATCCATGTTTTAATGAAAAAATGCACGATAAAGTCGGAAGAGCACATGTACCTGTTGCACCGAAATGTAATATCTTTTGCAACTTCTGTACAAGAGATATTAACAATGAAGAAGACAGGCCGGGTGTAACAAGTTGTATTATGAAACCGGATGATGCAATTACTCATATTAATGATGTTACTGCAGATGGACCTATTGCTGTTGTAGGGGTAGCAGGACCTGGAGATTCACTTGCTAATGATGAAACATTCGAATTTTTTGAAAAATTAGCAGCTGAACAACCGGATTTAATTAAATGTATGAGTACTAACGGACTTTTACTTCCAAAATATGCAGATAAACTTGCAGAAATTGGAGTAAACTCTGTCACTGTTACAATCAATGCAATTGACCCTGAAATTGCTGAGAAGATTTATTCTTTCATAAAATACGGTGGAAAAGTTTATAAAGGCCGTGAAGCAGTTGAAATTTTAATTAAAAATCAGCTGGAAGGTATTGAGAGGGCAGCTGCTAACGGGCTTGTTGTTAAAGTAAATTCCGTTTTAATTCCTGGAGTAAATGATGAACATATTGTTGAAATTGCCCGTGAAGTTGAAAAACGCGGTGCGGCTTTAATGAATGTTTTGCCTTTAATCCCATTGGGAAAAATGAAAGATCTGCAGAGGCCTGACTGTTCTATGATGGAAAAAGTCAGAGAAGAAGTCGAAGAGATTATACCTGTATTCAGAGCATGCACTCAATGTAGGGCGGATGCTTACGGAATTCCCGGTAAAAAAAGCGAAGACCATCATTTAGGAATGACTCCACAAAGTCATTACTAA
- a CDS encoding class I SAM-dependent methyltransferase family protein translates to MKCVKVPLKQLNDVRIKLMENDMMNMEYKIKASGDFGYIPINEDTDDYEIVDVELEPMKKVPHNFSELLKNELTDEEIENLRTSFDTVGDIVILEIPEELQDKKQIIGDAALKFTKRKSIYMKKSAIKGTTRVRDLEFLSGKDDSVTIHREHGARLKLDVREVYFSPRLATERKRVMESVTDGERILDMFCGIGPFPIVIARNKDVDITAVDINESAIRYLDENIKLNKLKGNIQTCLGDIRQVSSEFNSKFDRIIMNLPGLAYTFLDVAVNLIEDGGIINYYEFSDSYEQGIKRLKSAANEAGKEVEIINCRKVKSTSPGEWHVAIDGKII, encoded by the coding sequence ATGAAATGTGTAAAAGTTCCGTTAAAACAATTAAATGATGTTCGCATAAAATTAATGGAAAATGATATGATGAATATGGAATATAAAATAAAAGCCTCCGGCGATTTCGGATATATTCCAATAAATGAAGATACTGATGATTATGAGATTGTTGATGTTGAACTTGAACCAATGAAAAAAGTTCCACATAATTTTTCTGAATTGCTTAAAAATGAATTAACTGATGAGGAAATTGAAAATTTAAGAACCTCCTTTGACACTGTAGGAGATATTGTGATTTTAGAAATCCCTGAAGAATTACAGGATAAAAAACAGATTATTGGAGATGCTGCGCTCAAGTTTACAAAAAGAAAATCAATTTACATGAAGAAAAGTGCGATTAAAGGAACAACACGTGTCCGGGATTTAGAATTCCTGTCAGGAAAGGATGATTCGGTTACAATCCACAGGGAACATGGCGCAAGATTAAAGTTAGATGTTCGTGAAGTTTATTTTTCCCCAAGACTTGCAACAGAAAGAAAACGTGTTATGGAAAGTGTTACGGATGGGGAAAGAATATTGGATATGTTCTGTGGAATCGGACCATTTCCCATTGTAATAGCCCGTAATAAAGATGTTGATATAACTGCAGTTGATATTAATGAATCTGCAATAAGATATTTAGATGAAAATATTAAGTTAAATAAGTTGAAAGGCAATATTCAAACTTGCCTCGGAGATATAAGACAGGTCAGCAGTGAATTTAACTCCAAGTTTGATAGAATAATTATGAATTTGCCGGGACTTGCCTATACTTTCCTTGATGTGGCTGTCAATTTAATTGAAGATGGTGGAATAATCAATTATTATGAGTTTTCCGACTCATATGAACAGGGCATAAAACGATTAAAAAGTGCTGCAAATGAAGCCGGAAAAGAAGTTGAAATAATCAATTGCCGCAAAGTCAAATCAACATCGCCTGGAGAATGGCATGTGGCTATCGACGGAAAAATAATATAG
- a CDS encoding manganese-dependent inorganic pyrophosphatase: MVKTYVFGHKSPDSDSITSSLVMANLEKELGNEHAQAYRLGNLNKETEFILNYLGIDAPELLESVEDGADVILVDHNSPAESVENLENANILKVVDHHKLALNTSYPLSLRFEPVGCTETILCKLYEENNVGISKEIATLMLSAIVSDTLLLKSPTTTEDDEMAVEKLAKIAEIDVEEYGLEMLKAGTDLSSFSIDEILALDAKQIDFKDVKSIVNQINTASIPDVLEMKDDLEKGMNKIIEDENLDLFMLLITDIVNSNSQVIALGKHADLVEKAYGVNLEDNMVLLEDVVSRKKQVVPIMTESA; the protein is encoded by the coding sequence ATGGTTAAAACTTATGTTTTTGGACATAAAAGTCCAGATAGTGATTCAATTACTTCAAGTTTAGTAATGGCTAATTTAGAAAAAGAACTGGGCAATGAACATGCTCAAGCTTACAGATTAGGAAATCTTAATAAAGAAACTGAATTTATTTTAAATTATTTGGGTATTGATGCGCCTGAGCTTTTAGAAAGTGTTGAAGATGGTGCGGATGTTATTTTAGTAGATCACAACTCTCCTGCAGAGTCTGTTGAAAACTTAGAAAATGCAAACATTTTAAAAGTTGTCGATCATCATAAACTGGCTTTAAATACTTCTTATCCTTTATCTTTAAGATTCGAACCGGTTGGATGCACCGAAACAATTCTCTGTAAGTTATATGAGGAAAACAATGTTGGGATTTCAAAGGAAATTGCAACTTTAATGTTGTCAGCAATTGTTTCAGACACTTTGCTCTTAAAATCTCCAACCACAACTGAAGATGATGAAATGGCTGTTGAAAAACTTGCCAAAATAGCTGAAATTGATGTGGAGGAATATGGTTTGGAAATGCTTAAAGCAGGAACAGATTTAAGCAGTTTTTCAATTGATGAAATTTTAGCTTTAGATGCAAAACAAATTGATTTTAAAGATGTCAAATCTATTGTCAATCAGATAAATACTGCAAGCATTCCTGATGTTTTAGAAATGAAAGATGATTTGGAAAAGGGTATGAATAAAATCATTGAAGATGAAAATCTTGATTTGTTCATGCTTTTAATCACTGATATTGTAAACAGTAATTCTCAAGTAATTGCTTTGGGAAAACATGCCGATTTGGTTGAAAAAGCATATGGTGTAAACCTTGAAGATAACATGGTTCTGCTTGAAGATGTAGTTTCACGTAAAAAACAAGTTGTACCTATCATGACTGAAAGTGCATAA